A region from the Fusibacter sp. A1 genome encodes:
- a CDS encoding NAD-dependent succinate-semialdehyde dehydrogenase codes for MNGRLYIKGEFKDAQFNRKFTVNNPYTLSAIGEQASASVSDCEEAVDAAYDAFCSYKKSNGYERAVLLRKLYALMVEHESELAAIMTEEQGKPYTEAIGEVRYAASYVQWYAEEAIRIKGDLLEPTHSSMRLKVLKEPIGPVGIITPWNFPLAMFVRKMAPALAAGCTVIVKPAEQTPFTAVKFFELLDRAGFDKGVCQLLTGDAALIGKVLMDDERIRKISFTGSTEVGKLLASQAGKTLKKLSLELGGHAPLIVFEDADLEKAVQGTLDSKFRNCGQVCIATNRVLVHESIVEAYTERLLVKVRELKVGNGQEAVDMGPIIDEAGFDKISRHVDDAVNRGATCLLGGKGFRQDVTEGGFLYPPTVLAGVTGEMLIANEETFGPVVPIITFKTEEEAVRIANDTPYGLSAYAFTEGLSRATRVSEALEYGMIGINTGRISTAQAPFGGVKMSGYGREGGTYGIEEYLQLKYIGIEI; via the coding sequence CGAATTCAAAGATGCGCAGTTCAATAGGAAATTTACGGTGAACAACCCCTACACGCTGTCTGCGATAGGAGAACAGGCCAGCGCGTCTGTAAGCGACTGCGAAGAGGCGGTCGACGCCGCATATGACGCGTTTTGCAGTTACAAGAAATCAAACGGCTATGAACGCGCCGTTCTTTTAAGAAAGCTTTATGCCCTGATGGTCGAACACGAATCGGAGCTTGCGGCCATCATGACTGAGGAACAGGGAAAACCATACACAGAAGCGATCGGTGAAGTCAGGTACGCCGCAAGCTATGTGCAGTGGTACGCTGAAGAAGCCATCAGGATAAAAGGCGACCTTTTGGAACCCACGCACAGCAGCATGAGACTCAAGGTGCTCAAAGAACCGATAGGACCTGTCGGGATCATCACCCCATGGAACTTTCCACTTGCGATGTTTGTCAGAAAAATGGCTCCCGCACTCGCTGCAGGATGTACGGTCATCGTTAAACCTGCAGAACAGACTCCTTTTACTGCGGTGAAGTTCTTTGAGCTGCTAGACAGGGCAGGCTTTGACAAAGGCGTCTGCCAACTGCTGACTGGGGATGCCGCGCTCATCGGTAAGGTGTTGATGGATGACGAGAGAATCCGCAAGATTTCATTTACAGGATCAACCGAAGTAGGTAAGCTTCTAGCCAGTCAGGCAGGAAAAACACTCAAGAAGCTATCTCTCGAACTTGGAGGACATGCGCCGCTGATCGTTTTTGAGGATGCGGATCTTGAGAAGGCGGTTCAGGGAACGCTCGATTCAAAATTCAGAAACTGTGGTCAGGTTTGTATCGCTACCAACAGGGTGCTCGTACACGAAAGCATAGTAGAGGCTTACACGGAAAGATTGCTTGTCAAGGTGCGTGAGCTCAAGGTCGGTAACGGACAAGAGGCGGTGGATATGGGACCGATCATCGACGAGGCGGGTTTTGACAAAATCTCAAGGCATGTCGATGATGCAGTAAATCGGGGTGCGACCTGCCTGTTGGGCGGTAAAGGATTTAGGCAGGACGTGACCGAGGGAGGTTTCTTGTACCCGCCGACGGTACTTGCAGGTGTGACGGGTGAGATGCTCATCGCTAATGAGGAAACGTTTGGACCGGTCGTTCCGATCATCACGTTTAAAACGGAAGAGGAAGCCGTCAGGATCGCCAATGATACTCCATACGGTTTGTCGGCCTATGCCTTCACAGAAGGTCTCAGCCGTGCGACAAGAGTCTCTGAGGCGCTCGAGTACGGCATGATAGGTATCAACACCGGAAGGATCAGCACTGCGCAAGCGCCCTTTGGCGGGGTTAAGATGAGCGGTTATGGAAGAGAAGGCGGCACCTACGGAATTGAGGAATACCTTCAGCTCAAATATATTGGAATTGAAATCTAA